Within Crassostrea angulata isolate pt1a10 chromosome 2, ASM2561291v2, whole genome shotgun sequence, the genomic segment aataacTTATTGtgaataaacaatataaaaattgataaattaaaaaaactacTACAAATCAGCTTCATGTTTATAACGGGTATCTCATAGATGTATCAGTATCATTACCGACTACATTTATCTATATTGAAATTAAGTTACAACTTTTCTTTTGCAAACTCATCTGATTGTTACATCATTGCATTATCTCatgacaaaattaatatatatccCCTCCTATTTTTTCCAACAGTCATTAGTTCCCAATCGTCAACAGCAATCCACATTAAATTTTTAGTGTATCAACGAATAAAGAAAGAAACTTATTTCAGTGatatataaaagcaaaaatCATGTTATTGTTTTGCAAGCAAAAATCATTGcaacattttactttttttaagcACGTGTTAACGTTCACGATGTTGGTTTGATTGTACATGGCTAAACTGGAGAACcccaaaaaatgaatttttcatgAACCTTTTATAGTTCAAAAATTTATCTCACGATTAAATGCCCTCGAGTTTTTTCGCGATATTCGTAACATTATTGATGCATTAAACATTACacataaatttaaacatttaaaagtaaaatatgttttctaaAGAAAGAATGGGTTTAGATAATTCTAAATATGAGAATGAAAAACAGAACATATCGCATACGTCAACTTTCTACTCAAATTCttattttgaattcaataaGTTCTATGATGTAGTCACAATAATAGAATGCTCAATAAAAGTGAAAGTCTGTATAGAAAAAATCCACTTTGAAAATAATGCACAATGTTTGTATAAATTGCATAATAAAGGAAAGTAATCCATGTAATGACTACACATATCTAAATTAAGGTAATTGtccatacgtcacaaaacaacgtatgacgtaattcacgcgttatAACATCTTGCCCGTGCCCAATCTTTACTCTATACGATTTGCAACGAACATAGATATATTTTccctaaaaattgttttataattaaaattatacgttgaagaaaaaatacttcattttttagaacagtctttaaaaccaGTAGAAATATTTGAAGATAGGTTATGTCTTGAAAACAATCAGGCAATTAGCGTTTTCCGCGTATGtgactgcaatttctaaataccgatATCGACCCATAATGCTTACCAATATTCAAAAAACCCCATCTTTTGcgttttatataatacaaattgATCAACGGTTTGTTGAAATAATGTTTTCTATTTAGCAAAAACCTGTTCATTTGTGTTAACTCTTAGCgagatgaaaaatataatgaaaacaaaacttgTACTAATAAAATACGTATGTTATCAAAAACCAGCGATGGAAACCTTTGCTCCCTAACATAAGTGTGAGCTTTGTATCTTTCATTCAACTTGAAAACTGACAACCATTTttgatttaacttttaaaatacttatTGTTTAAGCTCATATCGTGGCCAGgtctgcgttttacaaaagaacgtatgacttacgaccaaattaacaaataataatttatcacgaactaatcaatgttttattctaaTGGCTTTTGAATATAGTTATGAAAGTCAAAATAGCTAAAAAtgaatggttttaaaaaaaatcattaaagatGAATCCATGAAACTAAATATATTTACGACTGTGtagtaagttcttttgtaaaacgcagtccAGCACCCAATAAATTTTACTATTTGCAACATTAGATGAACGTTTACTTACAAATGTATCATCGTTAATGTAAATCATAATGTAATTAAACTTCTAAATAAAAGCCCAATTTTGTATCTTCATATCAATTAGCTCATTTGTAAGAACAAATATACACTTATTTTGATATTCCTTGACAAGTGCTTGATGACAATTTGTTTAACCCAGACTATAAATCAAGAGAATGTCTCTGAAAAACCTCCaatgtaatttgaaaataagGTGATAGGAAACACATTTCATACATTTCTTAAATAGATTCGTAGatattatacaaattaaaaaacaatttacaaaacGAAAATGTTGTCAACTGGTTAGGAACTAAGGAGTAAATACACATGGTTAAGTTAAACTGGTTTAGCTACTGTCAATTCAACGATGATATTATTCATTGTTAAATCTACTCAGAAGATTGGAACTGATAgagttttagaattttattccCACTGCATACACACATAGTGCCTTCATATTCGTTTATCTTGCATAATGTTGGATTGGGAATATTTTCTATAACCCTTATAAGCTTTCCAGAGCTCGAAAGAACATGTATATTGTTGCTTTTACTGCCGGCTATGTAGATATTATCATTGGAGTCAACATCCAATTCCCTCGGATGTTTCAAGTTACAAGTTTGATATTTCCATACCTTACATCCTTCGTCATTAATCGCTGTCACAGTTTCAATTTTCCAATCAGAGTATACAATTAACCCgcttgttgttgttgttgttatgtGTATTATGTTGCGTCCATTTACAACATATTTCTGTATTATTTGTCCCATTCGattgatttttaagatttgattaCCACATGCAACATATATGTTTTCTTCCCAGCATGATATCCCATTAATAATGTTGCTATTTAAATGAAAGTTtcttattttatgaaaatcgtCAGACGAAAACACGTCAACAGTATTTGAGACCGTGTTTGTCACAAAAATTTCTTCTTTACATTGAACAGCACTGTATGGTTTTTTAAGACCGTCGATAACGTGAATGCAGTCCCAATTTTGATCGTATACCACACACGTTTCATCGCCATTGTATTTAACGACCAAAAATCTCCCTCGTGACAGAAATAAACCAGAATAAACGTTACCATTCTCAATAGGAAACTCTTTAAACTTTGTTAACTCAACAGCGCTTATGTCAAGTTTAAGAGGGCGGGAAAATACGGAAAGTTTGACATCGGCAATTTTTGTCATCTCTGATGTAATTTTCATCCACGATGGTTTTTTCTCGGATGAAAGTTTTAATTGTATTCGTTTGAAATTACTTTGCTTTATCTTATGAAATTTCTCTTTAGCTGTGAAAAAATTCATTATCATCTCTACGCCGTTTTTAGTTCCTTGTGCTTTTTCAATTTCTTCCTTACATTTGTCGATACAGAAAATACCGTCCTCTATTTTTTCTATCTCTCTTTGCAGTTGCTCTCTGCCGTTCTTCTGAGATAAAAACAGTTCATCTAAATACGCCAGTTTTAATTGTTCTATATGTTGCACTATAGCCGAAACCTCTTCCTCAGTTTTGGCTACGGTATTATCTACTGCGTTTTCGATTTCAGATATATTAAACGTTTCGTCGGTCTTGACTTTTAATAACTTCTTTTTAAATGCATTCATTTCGCAGAGCATGGTGTCCATTTGTTCACTCTCCCTTAAACATTGTGCGGCATTCTCAACTGTATCCACCTTCTCACACTTCCTATGTTCTGTACCAacacacaaaccacaacatggctgCTCGTGGTCATAGCAATACATCTGTATCGTTTCATGATTATGTTTAGGACAACCATTTGTAGGTCTTCCTTCGGGAACTATCTGAATTgataacatttcatttatttttattataatgtgaTCTCGGGACGCCATACTTTTCCTATGACATTTCGCACACAGCATACATAAGTACTCATTGCATGTTAAACAATAGTCAGAAGTCTCTTCTTTCTCATTGTCCCTTAAACAAGGTTCACAGTACTTTTCATCGGCTTCAGCAACCAGTTTTTGTAAAACATCATTAACCGGATAAAGAACGACCCATTCCTCTGGTTTTTCAGGATCACCATGACTTGGAATGTACACACGACATAGAGGGCAATGAAACCCCAAACGAGGCTTCGTAGATTTGCACTGACTGACAATATAAGAAGATAAACAACCGTGGCAAAACGAATGTTTACACGGGAGATACCTCggtgttttaaatttttcaaagcaGATTGAGCACACTCTAATATTTTCTACCAAAAATGTTTCCGTTTGAGAGGTAGCCATCATGATATGAGTTGTCGAACGTAAactgaaaattattattaatgatttattaCCAGGTGCCTAATATAGTAATTGTctgaaagaaataaaacaaccTTCAACAAgctaaataaacataaaaacaaaaacaaaaatcatcaaTTACAGAATTTACAATAAATACCTGTTTTTAAGTCTCTCTCAAAATGGAGTCTTATCAACACGTATACAGGGAAGCTAATAGTGTGCGCAGATaggatcaaaattaaaaaaaaagggaaaattactcattaatgttttgtttacgttgtatttaaagattttactCCTCTGTTATgctattgtttttattttccgtATATTTGAAATCTCAAGGGAGATCAAAtcagaaagtgaaaaaaaaaacattcaaactagatttaaaatgtttgttattgAATGGTATTGCCAtaggtttttattttgatattatttttaatttttattttacacaaagttttatttaaaaaaaaccaatttgatGAAAAGTAATTTATTTTCTAGAATGCTATACATTTAATTGATACATGGttttttctaaacaatttttaaaactaacaCAAACATAAGTCTACAGTTGCCATTAAATGCATTTACAGTTCAACACACTACCATTTAATCAGATAACAAGTAACATTGTCTTGTTTTGTATATTGAAATCTACATTTAGAGACTTATAAGGACCCTTCATTTTCGTTACAGCATTACGCACTTTTAGTGGAACAAGGTAAGAAAAATAAAGCATAaaatttattgttatactttcatgttaaatactgaaatctgattggttaagacgcagttaataatattttctattacccttggcgttagcaacgcacttagcaacgggtaatattaaaaaatgttacatgcgcgaaaattatgcacgtacggttcgctgtagaattcacgttattcctatataaaagcagtaaaagtttcttaaaaattaagacattcagtataacaaaataaatagtgcctgtttgggaggataacacttgaaattgacacccctcgaaaaccattgtcaacctccgcttcgcgtcggttgacaatggttttctcggggtgtcaatttcaactgttaccctcccaaacaggcactatttatataatgtaacatattccacaatacaaatatattgtaaaattcatcTTGGGAAAGGATAGCGAAGTTTCCATGTAGAAACCTCTTTGTAGGTGGATCTGTTCTTTAAATCATGTACGCATTTCATCACATAAACACTTATCTCGATCAAAAAATAACATATGGTAAAAATAACAGAAACACAGATGCCACCGAATATTCGATTTGATTACtcataaaattaagaaatttcagtggtacatattttattttcattcgaAAATTCGATTATTACCAAAGTTTTTCGTGAGAATAGAATTGTTTGCATGATAATATCACCATTAAAAAGTATTCAGTAGCACAATATTTGTATGAACCCTTTTCGCATTTTTTTTGTGATATCATATGACTATATAAAGTTTGTTAAGATGGTAGTAGATGCCTGcagatgattttaattaatttaaatacaCTAAGGAATTAATTGGTGTTGCTGTTTAAACACGAActgcatttttctttaaatatagtTTGAAAGATGGTTCAACACTGCTGACggaaatttaaaaaacctgCAGACTtaattttaaatagaaaaaaaccttAACTCTGTTGTCACTTTTCAATAAATAACACTAATAAAATTACAAGCTAAATTTTTATTCGAAAGGTGACAAAAAATGCGTTAGGTAGCTTAGACTCATGTCTTAACCGACCAAAATTAAGAGTACGGGGGAATTTAAAACCAACAATTT encodes:
- the LOC128170607 gene encoding probable E3 ubiquitin-protein ligase MID2, translating into MMATSQTETFLVENIRVCSICFEKFKTPRYLPCKHSFCHGCLSSYIVSQCKSTKPRLGFHCPLCRVYIPSHGDPEKPEEWVVLYPVNDVLQKLVAEADEKYCEPCLRDNEKEETSDYCLTCNEYLCMLCAKCHRKSMASRDHIIIKINEMLSIQIVPEGRPTNGCPKHNHETIQMYCYDHEQPCCGLCVGTEHRKCEKVDTVENAAQCLRESEQMDTMLCEMNAFKKKLLKVKTDETFNISEIENAVDNTVAKTEEEVSAIVQHIEQLKLAYLDELFLSQKNGREQLQREIEKIEDGIFCIDKCKEEIEKAQGTKNGVEMIMNFFTAKEKFHKIKQSNFKRIQLKLSSEKKPSWMKITSEMTKIADVKLSVFSRPLKLDISAVELTKFKEFPIENGNVYSGLFLSRGRFLVVKYNGDETCVVYDQNWDCIHVIDGLKKPYSAVQCKEEIFVTNTVSNTVDVFSSDDFHKIRNFHLNSNIINGISCWEENIYVACGNQILKINRMGQIIQKYVVNGRNIIHITTTTTSGLIVYSDWKIETVTAINDEGCKVWKYQTCNLKHPRELDVDSNDNIYIAGSKSNNIHVLSSSGKLIRVIENIPNPTLCKINEYEGTMCVCSGNKILKLYQFQSSE